One segment of Clostridium botulinum DNA contains the following:
- a CDS encoding phage replisome organizer N-terminal domain-containing protein gives MKERKFVKLRVDMYGDTKFKIIDTMEERDLIHYIWTRLLTLAGKVNLEGKLYMSKSIPYSIETLAIEFNRGVSKIELALNVFKDLEMIELSKDNVYRVKNFAKHQNIKVKEKVEKLDDKEAFNDKEEFKDNEIISNNLNLQDCKSEFNYEKKLMDIEDMTGSEVCQEAEIISKEHDENVLNIELKGQEYKPKETKTISEKEAYKNNDYILNKKSNIEACTKISTRLKENKKEIIENNYEKHNKTDANTKVENYNIEVKAANEDNIVNIKNKESKIKLLNNHNIGKKEKSQGINLNMNLLSNEENNKKKKSKKPKKKSEDIEELFFEEDRYDDIVKPTEWSDEPVLKGKLVKEFNF, from the coding sequence ATGAAAGAAAGAAAATTTGTGAAATTAAGAGTGGATATGTATGGTGATACTAAGTTTAAGATAATTGATACTATGGAGGAAAGAGATCTTATTCATTATATATGGACTAGGCTTTTAACTTTGGCGGGTAAAGTGAATTTAGAAGGAAAATTATATATGTCAAAAAGCATTCCTTATAGTATAGAAACTCTAGCAATAGAATTCAATAGAGGGGTTAGTAAGATTGAACTAGCTTTAAATGTATTTAAGGATTTAGAAATGATTGAATTAAGTAAAGATAATGTTTATAGGGTGAAAAATTTTGCTAAACATCAAAATATTAAAGTTAAAGAAAAAGTAGAAAAGTTAGATGACAAAGAGGCATTTAATGATAAAGAAGAGTTTAAGGATAATGAGATTATAAGTAATAATCTAAACTTACAAGACTGTAAATCAGAATTCAATTATGAAAAAAAATTGATGGATATTGAGGACATGACAGGAAGTGAAGTTTGTCAGGAAGCTGAAATAATATCTAAAGAACATGATGAAAATGTATTGAATATTGAGTTAAAAGGTCAAGAATACAAGCCGAAAGAAACTAAAACCATAAGTGAAAAAGAGGCATATAAGAATAATGATTATATATTAAATAAAAAATCTAATATTGAAGCATGTACAAAAATAAGCACTAGGTTAAAAGAAAATAAAAAAGAAATAATAGAAAATAACTATGAAAAACACAACAAAACTGATGCAAATACTAAAGTAGAAAATTATAATATTGAAGTAAAAGCAGCTAATGAAGACAATATTGTTAATATTAAAAATAAAGAAAGTAAAATTAAGCTTTTAAATAATCATAATATAGGTAAAAAAGAGAAATCTCAAGGTATAAATTTGAATATGAACTTATTATCTAATGAAGAGAATAATAAGAAGAAGAAATCTAAGAAACCTAAGAAAAAGTCTGAAGATATTGAAGAATTGTTTTTTGAAGAAGATAGATATGATGATATAGTTAAGCCAACAGAATGGAGTGATGAACCTGTTTTAAAAGGCAAACTAGTTAAGGAATTTAATTTTTAA
- the gloA2 gene encoding SMU1112c/YaeR family gloxylase I-like metalloprotein, giving the protein MNLNKIHHVAIIVSDYEKSKDFYVNKLGFNIIRENYRSDRGDYKLDLKLGDCELEIFGMKDSPKRVSRPEACGLRHLAFKVECIEEIISELNKKGIETEPIRIDEFTNKKMTFFLDPDGLPLELHE; this is encoded by the coding sequence ATGAATTTAAATAAAATTCACCATGTAGCAATAATAGTTTCGGATTATGAAAAATCTAAAGATTTTTATGTAAATAAGTTAGGATTCAATATAATCAGAGAAAATTATAGATCTGATAGAGGTGATTATAAATTAGATTTAAAACTTGGAGATTGTGAACTTGAGATATTTGGAATGAAAGACAGTCCTAAAAGAGTATCAAGACCTGAGGCCTGTGGCTTAAGACATTTAGCTTTTAAAGTGGAATGTATAGAGGAAATAATAAGTGAATTAAATAAAAAAGGTATAGAAACAGAGCCCATAAGAATAGATGAATTTACGAATAAGAAAATGACATTCTTTTTAGATCCAGATGGATTACCTTTAGAACTACATGAGTAA
- a CDS encoding YdcF family protein, whose protein sequence is MLTYFQGKYEIVILLSLSIISLSIFLISYSHERRRLATGLLFNLFLFFTVITLSFLAVTSHNLVLEFFGLIFYLIVFGIVAFGIYALIIGLFINAKIVMKREQKSISNLLTLFLGIVLIAYIIIDIINIDRFLPPDINAFLSGIYIIGGYYIFDVVNFLMSSIIYQLNRPKLNQDFIIVLGSGLIGDRVPPLLASRIDKAIEFYNKQSQVTNPPKIIFSGGQGPDEKVSEAFAMQKYAVNKGITIEDTIIEDNSVSTLENMKFSKNIMENLMPEGYRSIFTTNNYHLFRAGIYARLAGIKSQGVGSKTALYFLPNAMIREYIAIVVMYKKRYSIIIILIIILSFILAILPYLSRFMF, encoded by the coding sequence ATGTTGACTTATTTTCAAGGGAAATATGAGATAGTCATACTTTTATCATTAAGTATAATATCACTGTCTATTTTTCTTATTTCTTATTCTCATGAGCGTAGAAGATTAGCGACGGGACTTTTATTCAATTTATTTTTATTTTTCACAGTAATTACACTTAGTTTTTTAGCTGTAACTTCTCACAATTTGGTTTTGGAATTTTTTGGTCTTATATTTTATTTGATTGTTTTTGGTATAGTGGCATTTGGGATTTATGCACTAATTATTGGATTATTTATAAATGCTAAAATTGTTATGAAGCGTGAACAAAAATCTATATCTAATTTATTAACTTTATTTTTAGGTATAGTGCTAATTGCTTATATAATAATAGACATAATTAATATTGATAGATTTTTACCACCAGATATCAATGCATTTTTAAGTGGTATTTATATTATAGGAGGTTATTATATATTTGATGTTGTTAATTTTTTAATGTCATCAATTATTTATCAACTTAATAGACCTAAGCTAAATCAAGATTTTATTATTGTTTTAGGAAGCGGACTAATAGGAGATAGAGTACCACCTTTACTTGCTAGTCGTATAGATAAAGCTATTGAATTTTATAATAAACAATCTCAGGTTACTAATCCGCCTAAAATAATATTTTCTGGTGGACAAGGGCCTGATGAAAAGGTGTCAGAAGCTTTTGCAATGCAAAAATATGCTGTAAATAAGGGAATTACAATTGAAGATACAATTATAGAGGATAACTCGGTTAGTACCTTAGAAAATATGAAGTTCTCTAAAAATATAATGGAGAATTTAATGCCAGAAGGTTATAGAAGCATTTTTACCACAAATAATTATCATTTGTTTAGAGCAGGAATATATGCAAGGCTTGCAGGAATAAAAAGCCAAGGGGTAGGATCTAAAACTGCTTTGTATTTTTTACCAAATGCTATGATTAGAGAATATATAGCTATAGTAGTTATGTATAAAAAGCGATATTCAATAATTATTATTTTAATTATAATACTTAGTTTTATATTAGCTATACTTCCTTATCTTTCACGATTTATGTTTTAA
- the mutT gene encoding 8-oxo-dGTP diphosphatase MutT yields the protein MKTVEVVAAIIKKEDKIFITRRGYGEFIDMWEFPGGKIEAGESREDALHREIKEELELDINELEYLTTIDYDYPNFHLTMHCFICQIAGGKLNLNAHNDAKWVTFDELNNQKWVPADILVVDKLKNK from the coding sequence ATGAAAACTGTAGAAGTGGTTGCAGCAATAATTAAGAAAGAAGATAAAATATTTATCACGCGTAGAGGATATGGTGAATTTATCGATATGTGGGAATTTCCTGGTGGAAAAATTGAAGCAGGTGAATCAAGAGAAGATGCACTTCATCGTGAAATTAAAGAGGAATTAGAGTTAGATATAAATGAATTAGAATATTTAACTACAATAGATTATGATTATCCAAATTTTCATTTAACAATGCATTGCTTTATTTGTCAAATAGCTGGTGGCAAATTGAATTTAAATGCTCATAATGATGCTAAGTGGGTTACTTTTGATGAACTAAATAATCAAAAGTGGGTTCCAGCAGATATTTTAGTAGTTGATAAACTTAAAAATAAATAA